Below is a window of Pseudomonadota bacterium DNA.
CCAGGAGTTTCTACTTGGCGGAAAAATCGCCAAGCGCAAGCGAAAAGCAGAGGCCTCAACTAGAATTGCCTCCCTCGAATACGGTGCGAAAATCATGGAGATCCGTGCCCTTGTCGAGAAGCGTTTCCTTGAGGTGTTTACTCTTCAGGAGCGACTGCACCTTCAATCCGAACATCTTGATTTTATCCAGAAAACCCATGATGTTGTTATGAAGCGTGTCAAGGCAGGCGACGCCTCACCTTTGGACCTCTCCAGAAGCCAGATTGAATTGGCCTCTGCCAGGATCGGAATCGACCAGATTCGCAATGAACTTGAAGTGGCTCGGCATGCGCTTGCCGGATTATGGGGGGCCAGATCTCCGGTCTTTTCCTCTGTGTCGGCCCAATACAAGCTCGACCAGAACTTCACAGAACAAGAACTGAAGGAGGATTTGGAACAAAGTCCGGTCTGGCGTCTTCAGGAGGAACAAATCGTCCATGCCGGCGCCGCTCTTGATCTGGCTGAAGCGCAACGCATCCCCGATATTGAACTGGAAGGAGGCGTTCAGCAATTCAACGAGTCCGATGACCATGCGTTCTTCCTGGGAATAACTATTCCCCTCACCCTGTTTGATAGAAATCAAGGAGGAATTGCCGAAGCCAGGGCCATGAAACGCAAAGCGCATTACGAAAAAGAATCGAAATTTCTGGCCCTCCACATGGAGCTTCAGGAGGCCTGGCAGAAACTGGTCTCAACCCGACAGGCTGTTCAATCCCTTGAGACGGAGGTTCTTTCCATCGCGCAAAATGCCTATGAATCTATCAGCAAAGCATATATGTCCGGCGAAGTAGACATTCTCCGCCTGCTGGACGCACAGAGAACCTGGGTGGAAATCCGCATGGTTCGACTGGACCTACTTCACGAGCTTGAAAGCAGCAGAATTGAAATCAAACGCCTGGTTGACCAAAGAGTAATATTTCCTGCCGCCTCACTCACCAGCAACACTCACAACTAAAAGGAATTAAGCATGAAAAGCACATACATACTATTTGGAGGACTTCTGATTGTCATATTGCTTGGCGGAGGTCTGGCCCTTACGACCAATCCTGTTGACAGTAAAGCTTCAGGACATACTGTCGAGCAGGAACGGGAACATGATGACCATGAGGACCACGTTGAAAGTGATGGAGGAAAACATGATGACGATGGTGAAATCCATGACGAGGAACTGGAACACCAAGAACACGATGAGCATGGGCAGGAGGACGAAACATCTGCTGTTGAAATGACCAGAGATCAGCAAAAAGAAATCGGCCTGGTCGTAGCCGTGGCCCGATCCGGAGATATTCAACACCTCATTTCCCTTGTCGGTGAAGTCCGCCTGAACGAGGATCGGATGGCCCACCTCGTTCCCAGGGTGCCGGGGATTGTCAACAGCGTGTCTGTATCTCTGGGCGATAAAGTCTTGGAAGGGCAGGTCCTGGCCATCATCGACAGCCATGAGTTAGCTGAATTGAAAGCCAACTACCTGGAGAGATCGCGAAATCTCGAGTTGACCCGCCGTACTTTTGAGCGAAAGGAGTATTTGAAGCAGGAGAAAATAGCCAGCGAAGCCGACTGGCTGGAAGCGCAGTCCGCTTTTCAAAACGCCGAAACATTGCTGCTCTCCGCAAAACGAAGGTTGAGTGTCCTGGGATTGAGCGAGGAAGAGATTCTCGCCCTTCCCGATGCCAAGGATGAAACCTTTGGCCGTTACGCACTCAAGGCGCCCATCACCGGGACCATTATTGCCAGGCATATCACTCGGGGCGAGAAGATCGGCGAGGAAGAGGTCTTCACGGTTGCCGACCTTTCCGTGGTCTGGGTGGATCTGCAGATTCCTGCCCAGGATCTCGGGCGGATACAGAAAGGTCTTGGTGTGGAGATAAGCTCAACAGAGGGCAAAGTCACCGAAGGGATACTGACCCTGGTCGGTCCCGTGGTGGACAGAGAGAGTCGAACCTCCCTGGGCCGGGTCGAGCTCCAGAACCCGGCCGGTTTCTGGAAACCTGGCATATTCGTGAAGGGACAAATCCAAAGTAAAACACTTTCCTCAGCCATTGTCGTTTCTTCTGAAGCTGTCCAGAATATTGACGGGGAAAATATCATCTTCGTCCCTGTTGGGGATGGTTTCAAACCGGTTCCGGTCACCCTGGGCAAACGCGTCAATAACAGGACGGAAATTCTGGCAGGGCTTGTGGCCGGGGATCGGTATGTCGCCAGGGGAGCCTTTGAATTGAAGGCTGTTATGGTAACCAGTGGCGCCGGCGGGCACGCCGGGCACGGGCATTGAGGGGGATAAACAATATGCTGAATAAATTGATTGAATCCGTACTCAAGGCCCCTGGACTGGTGATCGTTGTCCTCCTGGCAGTCATCGGGCTGGGCGTCTTCAAGTATCAGAATATGCCGGTGGATGCCTTTCCTGATATTTCTCCGGTAATGGTTCCGGTCTTTGCCGAGGGCCACGGTATGGCCCCGGAAGAGATCGAGCGGCTTATCACCTACCCTATTGAATCGGCGATGAACGGCCTGCCGAAAGTCACTCAGATCAAATCCACCTCGGCCTTCGGCATGGCGGTGGTCTATGTCTATTTTCAAGACGATGTGGATATCTATTTCGCCCGGCAGTTGGTGGCGGAACGACTGGCAGCGGCCTCGGCCGAACTGCCCGAAATGGATGAACCGCCGGCTCTGGGCCCCATTTCCACCGGGCTTGGCCAGATATTTATCTATTATCTGACCGCCGATCCGGCCAAGGTCAATACCCAGGGCAAGGATATGTCCGCCTGGCTACGGGAAATCAATGACTGGCTGGTGAAATTCCAACTGCAGACTGTTCCCGGCGTCACCGATGTCCTTTCCATGGGCGGTCACGTCCTGCAATACCAGGTACAGCTCGATCCAAACCTGCTGCGAAAGTACAATCTCGGACTGGAAGAAATCGTTACCGCGATTAACGATAACAATCGTAATGTCGGCGGCCAATTTCTGGTCCTTGGCTCCGAAGAACATCTGGTACGCGGCGTCGGCCTTGTAGAAAAACTGGAGGATATAGGAAGTATCCCGGTAAAGCATATTGGCGGCACGCCGGTTTTTCTTAAAGATATTGCCCAGGTCAAATACGGTAACGAGATACGACGCGGCGTGGTTACCAGAAACGGAAAGCAGGAAGTTGTTTCCGGCATTGTCATGAAACTTTACGGTGAAAACACCTCAGAAGTAATCGAGCGCCTGTACGCCAAAGTGGAATCCGTCAAAAAATCCCTGCCCTCTGGGGTCACGCTTGTTCCCTACTATGAACAG
It encodes the following:
- a CDS encoding TolC family protein; protein product: MKYAIFRVFLATTIFFMGYATPRISLAGTSDVNLIPPQIVLRGQIPAESPPSETVDSISLDWAVEATLNQHPSLAATWYEIKARQGAALQAELSPNPAFFGEIEEFGGSGEVSGTAVMSSRIGISQEFLLGGKIAKRKRKAEASTRIASLEYGAKIMEIRALVEKRFLEVFTLQERLHLQSEHLDFIQKTHDVVMKRVKAGDASPLDLSRSQIELASARIGIDQIRNELEVARHALAGLWGARSPVFSSVSAQYKLDQNFTEQELKEDLEQSPVWRLQEEQIVHAGAALDLAEAQRIPDIELEGGVQQFNESDDHAFFLGITIPLTLFDRNQGGIAEARAMKRKAHYEKESKFLALHMELQEAWQKLVSTRQAVQSLETEVLSIAQNAYESISKAYMSGEVDILRLLDAQRTWVEIRMVRLDLLHELESSRIEIKRLVDQRVIFPAASLTSNTHN
- a CDS encoding efflux RND transporter periplasmic adaptor subunit gives rise to the protein MKSTYILFGGLLIVILLGGGLALTTNPVDSKASGHTVEQEREHDDHEDHVESDGGKHDDDGEIHDEELEHQEHDEHGQEDETSAVEMTRDQQKEIGLVVAVARSGDIQHLISLVGEVRLNEDRMAHLVPRVPGIVNSVSVSLGDKVLEGQVLAIIDSHELAELKANYLERSRNLELTRRTFERKEYLKQEKIASEADWLEAQSAFQNAETLLLSAKRRLSVLGLSEEEILALPDAKDETFGRYALKAPITGTIIARHITRGEKIGEEEVFTVADLSVVWVDLQIPAQDLGRIQKGLGVEISSTEGKVTEGILTLVGPVVDRESRTSLGRVELQNPAGFWKPGIFVKGQIQSKTLSSAIVVSSEAVQNIDGENIIFVPVGDGFKPVPVTLGKRVNNRTEILAGLVAGDRYVARGAFELKAVMVTSGAGGHAGHGH